In the genome of Microcoleus vaginatus PCC 9802, the window AGGAAATAGAGTACGAGCAGCTTAAAACTAAAAAACGGAGTAAACAAAAAATGCCCTTTACATTTTAAAGTGCCGAAAGCAGGGATTATATACAACGACGTTAAACCTGTGGCTTGTCGCATCGCCGCAGAGTTGGAAGACAAGCTGACTGCCCGCGGCTGGGAGGTTTGCTCGGTTTCTGGTTCCGGAGGAATTCTGGGCTATTCTAGCCCCGATCGCCCGATGTGCCACAATCCGATCGAACAACTCGTCCCCCCCGGTTTTGACAGCGACATGGAGTTTGCAGTGGTTTTGGGCGGCGACGGTACGGTACTGTCGGCATTTCGCCAAGTTGCTCCGATTGGAGTGCCGCTGCTGACTGTCAATACCGGTCACATGGGCTTTTTAACAGAAACTTACCTTAACTTGCTGCCGCAAGCTTTGGAAAAGGTAATCGCCGGAGAATACGACATCGAAGAAAGGTCAATGCTGGCCGTGCGACTGTTTCGAGAAAACGACTGCCTCTGGGAAGCCCTTTGTCTCAATGAAATGGTGCTGCACCGGGAACCGCTGACTTGTATGTGTCATTTTGAAGTGGCGATAGGTCAGCACGCCTCTATTGACATTGCCGCCGATGGAGTCATCATCGCGACTCCCACAGGATCGACAGCTTACGCCCTTTCTGCCGGCGGCCCTGTCATCATTCCCGGAGTGCCAGTGCTGCAGTTGCTGCCTATTTGCCCGCATTCAATGGCTTCGCGGGCTTTGGTGTTTTCCAACACCGAGCCGGTCAAGATTTTGCCGGCGAGTCCAAACCGCCTGGTAATGGTGGTAGACGGGAACGGCGGATGTTATGTTCTGCCGGAGGATTGGGTGCAAGTCGAGCGAGCTCCGTACCAAGCCCGGTTTATTCGGGTGCAATCTTTTGAGTTTTTCCACATTTTGCGGGAAAAATTAGGCTGGGGCTTGCCTCACATTGCTAAACCGAGTTCCGTTGAGTTGCCTTGATAGTTGTTGTTGACACTCCCCGACTATCAAGGTACGGGGATTGTTGGCTCAACCAGTTGGCTTGCTCGTAGATATCATATCAAGTCCTAGCTGTAGGAGACCGCAATTCCCGTTCCCGTTTTTCACCGATTGAAGGGATTTTGATTTCTTTATCTGTTGATAAATCGTAGAATAAAGCAGCAATTAGTGTGGGTAATGTAGGGCGACATTTATCCACCGGAATCCTTAATTCTCGATCGAGCTTCCGAACCATCTCCAAAGTCAGGCAGTGTTTACGAGATAACGATAAAGTTGAGCTGCTGCCGATCGTCCCGATTACCCACAAACACACTTGATGCAGTCGGATCCAACGCAAGGTTGGACTGTGCTTACTTATTTTGGGTAAGCTTACCAAGCAGTGCTGTATGTTTAGCTCTCAAAAACTCAAAAGTTTCTATCACTTCCCGCTCAAAATCAACAGGCCAATTAATTTTTGAATGCCACGAATATTCGACACCTTCCTCCTTCCATCGCTTGTGTTGGATTGACCATGAGTTTTGATGATCTAGAAAAGCAACATAGCTATCAGGAAAACGAGTTCCTTCAATTAAATGTGTTTTAGATGTTAGCAATTCTTTAATCTGCTCATTTCTAGGTAGAAAAGATTTTTCAGCCCAGAACAGCCAAGTTTTAAGTTCTTGTTCAGGAAGTGGTTTACCTTTTATAAAAACATAATCCCTTTGTAGCGTATCAAGGAGATCCTGATACGTTCGACGAGCTTCATAAAGAAGAAAAGCCATTGGACCATATAATTCCTCAAGCTGTCTTTCTACGTGTTTTAACGAAGCTTCTGTTCTTTGTCGTATACGATCGCGTCGATCGGTAAGTATATGATTGACTATCCATCCGACAGCACTAACAGCACCAGCTATTAAAGCAACAACTACTGAAGTATCCATACAATTCGTCACTTAACCTTACAACCTAATTCAGCATTGGTTGATCGTTAACATAAATTTCCCACCCATAGCTTTGAAACAGGGTCTAGATTCAGAAATAAAGCAGTCCAACTTATAATTCGCCGTTGCGGTAAAATACTGAATATAATCGAATAATACCGCAACTTGATGATGTATGTCAACCCCTTCTTACTCCCCATCGAAATCTCCTTTTCTCGATCGAATTCGCCACACGATTCTACTCAATCACTTAAGCCGTCGCACTGAAAAAAGTTATCTTTATTGTATTTTAGATGAGAGTCGATCGCACACTTTCGGCGATCGGAAAAATCGAGACATTCATCACAACTTCTTGACACACGAATCACTGTAACCGAGCGCCCCATATTGTTGTATGAATTTCTGTATTCAACCGTTCTTCCTAGTCGGGTGCATTCTCGCGCCGATCGCCCTTCTGTTTTCTCCATCTGTAAAAAACGTGGAAATAGGCCCAAAGCCATCGGTGCATTATGATAAAGCAAGCAGCGATAAATTCTCGTCTTCATAAAATAATTTAATTGCGTTAAAATGCCCACGTAGCAAATTTTCAATTTGCAATGTCGAACAGTTTCCAAGGCAAAGCCAAATAACTTTCGGGGGATTTCCAAATACTAAGCTCAGGTCGTGCATATCCGCGTCTTTCGAGACAATCATCAAATTATTGTATGAATGCATAATCCCAAACTATTGGGTCGATCGTTGCTTTCATTCCCAGATCTCGAACGTGAAGCGAATTTGGGAAAATATCGCTCAAATGATTCGGCAACTTGGGCGACAAGTTTTCATCAAAAAGTAATTTCATGCCGATAAGGTCGCGGTCATAAACCGACGCTCGCGGTCAGCAGCATAAGCTATGCAGGCTTTTAAATCTTCTCGCGTCAAATCGGGAAAATCATCAAGAATTTCTGCTTCGGTCATCTCGGAAGCCAGGTACTCAAGCAC includes:
- a CDS encoding DUF433 domain-containing protein: MNYRNHITIEANKRGGKPCVRGLRITVYEVLEYLASEMTEAEILDDFPDLTREDLKACIAYAADRERRFMTATLSA
- a CDS encoding NAD(+) kinase, whose translation is MPKAGIIYNDVKPVACRIAAELEDKLTARGWEVCSVSGSGGILGYSSPDRPMCHNPIEQLVPPGFDSDMEFAVVLGGDGTVLSAFRQVAPIGVPLLTVNTGHMGFLTETYLNLLPQALEKVIAGEYDIEERSMLAVRLFRENDCLWEALCLNEMVLHREPLTCMCHFEVAIGQHASIDIAADGVIIATPTGSTAYALSAGGPVIIPGVPVLQLLPICPHSMASRALVFSNTEPVKILPASPNRLVMVVDGNGGCYVLPEDWVQVERAPYQARFIRVQSFEFFHILREKLGWGLPHIAKPSSVELP